Proteins encoded by one window of Haematobia irritans isolate KBUSLIRL chromosome 2, ASM5000362v1, whole genome shotgun sequence:
- the MESR3 gene encoding misexpression suppressor of ras 3 isoform X1: MSTMSYMNTRRRLGSVGDSAPPSESSEGTNSSENNEMIMTSEWSHGSQSGGAVSAGVNSLYSEGDTDTISTDTASNNILSDYERGQVESFFGGLGTEIFVSSALANLYEGSGKDNDWHLIFTGIPVILYDKGSARARAIPRVTLVLAERGSCFALWSDRIDNLSNYRVAGPSFHTMCLSTNHQQMIGFSFDSSEAAKELWLHMERLISDPENIGVSVPGRKKQKQKRIKHAPLPPKAQISHPCQFHHVTSVTKDDTDRYYSMQAFAPMTQH, encoded by the coding sequence ATGTCCTACATGAATACACGACGCCGTTTGGGCTCTGTGGGTGACTCGGCCCCACCCTCAGAATCTTCAGAGGGTACAAACTCTTCGGAAAATAATGAAATGATAATGACTTCGGAATGGTCTCATGGTTCACAAAGTGGTGGAGCAGTAAGTGCTGGAGTTAATTCACTGTACTCGGAAGGTGATACTGATACCATAAGTACCGATACGGCTAGCAACAATATACTCTCCGACTATGAACGAGGACAAGTTGAGAGCTTTTTTGGTGGTTTGGGAACGGAAATCTTTGTCAGTTCGGCATTGGCTAATCTCTACGAGGGCAGCGGAAAGGACAACGATTGGCATTTAATATTCACCGGTATACCCGTTATACTTTACGACAAAGGAAGTGCTCGTGCCCGAGCTATACCACGAGTCACTTTAGTGTTGGCCGAAAGGGGTTCATGTTTTGCCCTCTGGTCTGATCGCATAGATAATCTATCCAATTATCGAGTGGCTGGTCCCTCATTTCATACGATGTGTTTGTCGACAAATCATCAACAAATGATTGGTTTTAGTTTTGATTCATCGGAGGCAGCTAAAGAATTATGGTTGCATATGGAACGATTGATAAGTGATCCCGAAAATATAGGAGTCTCTGTACCCGGCCGAaagaaacaaaagcaaaaacgtATTAAACATGCTCCCTTGCCACCGAAAGCTCAAATTTCACATCCATGCCAATTTCATCATGTGACCAGTGTTACCAAGGATGATACAGATCGTTATTATAGTATGCAAGCATTTGCTCCCATGACACAACATTAG
- the MESR3 gene encoding misexpression suppressor of ras 3 isoform X2, with protein sequence MMSYMNTRRRLGSVGDSAPPSESSEGTNSSENNEMIMTSEWSHGSQSGGAVSAGVNSLYSEGDTDTISTDTASNNILSDYERGQVESFFGGLGTEIFVSSALANLYEGSGKDNDWHLIFTGIPVILYDKGSARARAIPRVTLVLAERGSCFALWSDRIDNLSNYRVAGPSFHTMCLSTNHQQMIGFSFDSSEAAKELWLHMERLISDPENIGVSVPGRKKQKQKRIKHAPLPPKAQISHPCQFHHVTSVTKDDTDRYYSMQAFAPMTQH encoded by the coding sequence ATGTCCTACATGAATACACGACGCCGTTTGGGCTCTGTGGGTGACTCGGCCCCACCCTCAGAATCTTCAGAGGGTACAAACTCTTCGGAAAATAATGAAATGATAATGACTTCGGAATGGTCTCATGGTTCACAAAGTGGTGGAGCAGTAAGTGCTGGAGTTAATTCACTGTACTCGGAAGGTGATACTGATACCATAAGTACCGATACGGCTAGCAACAATATACTCTCCGACTATGAACGAGGACAAGTTGAGAGCTTTTTTGGTGGTTTGGGAACGGAAATCTTTGTCAGTTCGGCATTGGCTAATCTCTACGAGGGCAGCGGAAAGGACAACGATTGGCATTTAATATTCACCGGTATACCCGTTATACTTTACGACAAAGGAAGTGCTCGTGCCCGAGCTATACCACGAGTCACTTTAGTGTTGGCCGAAAGGGGTTCATGTTTTGCCCTCTGGTCTGATCGCATAGATAATCTATCCAATTATCGAGTGGCTGGTCCCTCATTTCATACGATGTGTTTGTCGACAAATCATCAACAAATGATTGGTTTTAGTTTTGATTCATCGGAGGCAGCTAAAGAATTATGGTTGCATATGGAACGATTGATAAGTGATCCCGAAAATATAGGAGTCTCTGTACCCGGCCGAaagaaacaaaagcaaaaacgtATTAAACATGCTCCCTTGCCACCGAAAGCTCAAATTTCACATCCATGCCAATTTCATCATGTGACCAGTGTTACCAAGGATGATACAGATCGTTATTATAGTATGCAAGCATTTGCTCCCATGACACAACATTAG
- the MESR3 gene encoding misexpression suppressor of ras 3 isoform X3 encodes MSYMNTRRRLGSVGDSAPPSESSEGTNSSENNEMIMTSEWSHGSQSGGAVSAGVNSLYSEGDTDTISTDTASNNILSDYERGQVESFFGGLGTEIFVSSALANLYEGSGKDNDWHLIFTGIPVILYDKGSARARAIPRVTLVLAERGSCFALWSDRIDNLSNYRVAGPSFHTMCLSTNHQQMIGFSFDSSEAAKELWLHMERLISDPENIGVSVPGRKKQKQKRIKHAPLPPKAQISHPCQFHHVTSVTKDDTDRYYSMQAFAPMTQH; translated from the coding sequence ATGTCCTACATGAATACACGACGCCGTTTGGGCTCTGTGGGTGACTCGGCCCCACCCTCAGAATCTTCAGAGGGTACAAACTCTTCGGAAAATAATGAAATGATAATGACTTCGGAATGGTCTCATGGTTCACAAAGTGGTGGAGCAGTAAGTGCTGGAGTTAATTCACTGTACTCGGAAGGTGATACTGATACCATAAGTACCGATACGGCTAGCAACAATATACTCTCCGACTATGAACGAGGACAAGTTGAGAGCTTTTTTGGTGGTTTGGGAACGGAAATCTTTGTCAGTTCGGCATTGGCTAATCTCTACGAGGGCAGCGGAAAGGACAACGATTGGCATTTAATATTCACCGGTATACCCGTTATACTTTACGACAAAGGAAGTGCTCGTGCCCGAGCTATACCACGAGTCACTTTAGTGTTGGCCGAAAGGGGTTCATGTTTTGCCCTCTGGTCTGATCGCATAGATAATCTATCCAATTATCGAGTGGCTGGTCCCTCATTTCATACGATGTGTTTGTCGACAAATCATCAACAAATGATTGGTTTTAGTTTTGATTCATCGGAGGCAGCTAAAGAATTATGGTTGCATATGGAACGATTGATAAGTGATCCCGAAAATATAGGAGTCTCTGTACCCGGCCGAaagaaacaaaagcaaaaacgtATTAAACATGCTCCCTTGCCACCGAAAGCTCAAATTTCACATCCATGCCAATTTCATCATGTGACCAGTGTTACCAAGGATGATACAGATCGTTATTATAGTATGCAAGCATTTGCTCCCATGACACAACATTAG